The following are encoded together in the Mumia sp. Pv4-285 genome:
- the dop gene encoding depupylase/deamidase Dop gives MTVRRVMGSEVEYGISVKGQPTANQMVASTQVVNAYASAHGLTRRARWDFEEENPLRDARGFDLSRDRADPTQLTDEDLGLANVILTNGARLYVDHAHPEYSSPECTTPRDVVLWEKAGELVMQRGAELASHLPGSPGLLVYKNNVDNKGASYGAHENYLMRRDVPFGAIVEHLTPFFVSRQVVCGAGRVGRQQDGSESGFQISQRADYFEVGVGLETTLKRPIINTRDEPHADPSKYRRLHVIIGDANLSEIAAYLKMGTTSLVLAMIEAGFLSGGLELAQPIKALHAISHDASLQTAVDLDDGRTITALDLQWAYLEKAAAFVQQGHDGEDPAAGQTKDVLDRWESVLTRLGDDPMQLRDELDWVAKLSLLESYRERDGLDWDHAKLHLVDLQYADMRPEKGLYQRLVRAGRMKRLLSDTEIERAVTEPPEDTRAYFRGQCLTHYPEAVAAASWDSVIFDLPGRDTLQRIPTMEPLRGTREHVGALFDAHDTAQGLFDAITRR, from the coding sequence ATGACGGTACGACGGGTGATGGGGTCCGAGGTCGAGTACGGCATCTCCGTCAAGGGGCAGCCGACGGCGAACCAGATGGTGGCCTCGACGCAGGTCGTGAACGCGTACGCGAGCGCTCACGGGCTGACGCGCCGCGCCCGTTGGGACTTCGAGGAGGAGAACCCGCTCCGCGACGCGCGCGGGTTCGACCTGAGCCGCGACCGTGCCGACCCGACGCAGCTCACCGACGAGGACCTCGGTCTCGCCAACGTCATCCTGACCAACGGTGCGCGTCTCTACGTCGACCACGCTCACCCCGAGTACTCCTCCCCGGAGTGCACGACCCCGCGCGACGTCGTCCTGTGGGAGAAGGCCGGCGAGCTCGTCATGCAGCGGGGCGCGGAGCTCGCGTCCCACCTGCCGGGTTCGCCGGGGCTCCTCGTCTACAAGAACAACGTCGACAACAAGGGCGCCTCGTACGGAGCCCACGAGAACTACCTCATGCGCCGTGACGTGCCGTTCGGGGCCATCGTGGAGCATCTGACGCCGTTCTTCGTGTCGCGCCAGGTCGTGTGCGGCGCAGGTCGTGTGGGGCGCCAGCAGGACGGCTCCGAGAGCGGCTTCCAGATCAGCCAGCGCGCCGACTACTTCGAGGTCGGGGTGGGTCTCGAGACGACCCTCAAGCGGCCGATCATCAACACGCGCGACGAGCCCCACGCCGACCCGTCGAAGTACCGGCGCCTGCACGTCATCATCGGTGACGCCAACCTCTCCGAGATCGCGGCCTACCTCAAGATGGGCACGACCTCGCTCGTCCTGGCGATGATCGAGGCAGGGTTCCTCAGCGGCGGTCTGGAGCTCGCGCAGCCGATCAAGGCACTGCACGCGATCTCGCACGACGCGTCCCTCCAGACGGCCGTGGACCTCGACGACGGCCGTACGATCACGGCCCTCGACCTCCAGTGGGCCTACCTCGAGAAGGCCGCCGCCTTCGTCCAGCAGGGCCACGACGGCGAGGACCCCGCCGCCGGTCAGACCAAGGACGTCCTCGACCGGTGGGAGTCCGTCCTCACGCGGCTCGGCGACGACCCGATGCAGCTGCGCGACGAGCTCGACTGGGTCGCCAAGCTGTCGCTGCTCGAGTCGTACCGTGAGCGCGACGGCCTCGACTGGGACCACGCCAAGCTGCACCTCGTCGACCTCCAGTACGCCGACATGCGTCCCGAGAAGGGCCTCTACCAACGCCTCGTACGCGCGGGCCGGATGAAGCGCCTGCTGTCGGACACCGAGATCGAGCGGGCCGTCACGGAGCCGCCGGAGGACACCCGCGCCTACTTCCGCGGCCAGTGCCTCACGCACTACCCGGAGGCCGTCGCCGCCGCCTCGTGGGACTCGGTGATCTTCGACCTTCCCGGACGCGACACGCTGCAGCGGATCCCGACGATGGAGCCCCTCCGGGGGACCCGCGAGCACGTCGGCGCGCTGTTCGACGCCCACGACACCGCTCAGGGCCTGTTCGACGCCA
- a CDS encoding NUDIX domain-containing protein — MDEIVALYGDDGQPVGEAPRSRVRAQNLHHAATAVVVLDPADRVYVHRRTDTKDVFPGIYDVCAGGVLLAGEDPYDGAVREVAEELGVTGVELGPIFTGRYADAHTSYTAFGYVVEAWTGPIRWQPEEVAWGDWVDLADLVVRLNDPDWPLVPDSRALAGPWLRARAAHEVVE; from the coding sequence ATGGACGAGATCGTGGCGTTGTACGGGGACGACGGCCAGCCAGTGGGTGAGGCACCCCGATCGCGGGTCCGCGCGCAGAACCTGCACCACGCGGCGACTGCCGTCGTCGTCCTCGATCCCGCCGACCGGGTCTACGTCCACCGTCGCACGGACACGAAGGACGTCTTTCCCGGCATCTACGACGTGTGCGCAGGCGGCGTCCTCCTGGCCGGCGAGGACCCGTACGACGGCGCGGTCCGCGAGGTGGCCGAGGAGCTCGGTGTCACCGGTGTCGAGCTGGGGCCGATCTTCACCGGACGGTACGCCGACGCACACACCTCGTACACCGCGTTCGGCTACGTCGTCGAAGCGTGGACCGGGCCGATCCGGTGGCAGCCCGAGGAGGTCGCGTGGGGTGACTGGGTCGACCTCGCCGACCTGGTCGTACGCCTGAACGACCCGGACTGGCCGCTGGTGCCCGACTCCCGGGCCCTCGCCGGTCCGTGGCTCCGCGCCCGTGCGGCGCACGAGGTCGTCGAGTAG